Proteins from one Cryptomeria japonica chromosome 4, Sugi_1.0, whole genome shotgun sequence genomic window:
- the LOC131874898 gene encoding probable disease resistance protein RF9 — protein MAGAIAQGVIGSVTEMIVQQTAQEAALVCNFTRDFIWLKKRLTTLSGGLKSVCSLSTKDEDVKEWLDNVRVPDLFHLNIKDCHYGLRSNMQKGISKLSSLRVLRSNELRLSVEDDGLLKLDVNITALQDLQTLKVGKFAMPSWVCILRNLRTLTLWHSECSSYPALETMPNLVELKIVTNGSCRELPKAFGKSSGFPRLRYLVISDFPLLEEWPDLGDGSMALLEIFYVEWCPKLKKNPEGLERLGRLREFCYTGTGTDAEFRERLREGGEVWNKIKAENPRVRIIDTFL, from the exons ATGGCAGGGGCAATCGCACAAGGCGTAATTGGCAGTGTTACTGAGATGATAGTCCAACAAACAGCTCAAGAGGCAGCGCTTGTTTGCAACTTCACCCGGGATTTCATCTGGTTGAAGAAGAGACTCACAACTCTAAGCGGTGGTCTGAAATCTGTGTGCTCACTTTCTACAAAAGACGAGGACGTCAAAGAATGGCTGGACAACGTGAGGGTCCCAGATCTCTTC CATCTCAATATAAAGGATTGTCATTACGGGTTGCGCAGTAACATGCAGAAGGGAATATCAAAGCTGAGTTCTTTGCGGGTACTCAGATCAAATGAGTTGAGGCTCTCTGTTGAAGATGATGGATTGTTAAAGTTGGATGTT AACATTACTGCCCTGCAGGATCTGCAAACACTCAAAGTAGGGAAATTTGCCATGCCGAGTTGGGTATGTATACTAAGAAACCTGAGGACACTCACGTTATGGCATTCTGAATGTAGCAGTTATCCGGCATTAGAAACAATGCCTAACTTGGTAGAGTTAAAAATAGTGACTAATGGGAGTTGCAGAGAACTACCAAAGGCGTTTGGAAAATCATCCGGGTTTCCTAGGCTACGCTATCTAGTTATATCGGACTTCCCTCTTTTGGAGGAGTGGCCGGATTTGGGGGATGGATCGATGGCCTTGCTCGAGATATTTTATGTAGAATGGTGTCCGAAACTGAAAAAAAATCCAGAGGGATTGGAACGGTTGGGAAGGCTAAGGGAGTTCTGCTACACGGGTACAGGAACAGATGCAGAATTCAGAGAAAGATTGAGGGAAGGCGGGGAGGTTTGGAACAAAATTAAAGCTGAAAATCCGCGTGTGCGCATCATTGACACTTTTCTTTAG